The nucleotide window AAAACCGGTAAATTAATATAACCGAATGCCACCAGGTGTCATGTGGCAGATTTGGATAAACTAAAACCATCAAAATGGGCATGcctataattattaaaatattgagcTGTTCAAGCTTGATTCCACCAAAACACCACCATACAACTGGCGGACTGAGAAGGAAAATAGGAATGACTCCAAAAATTCTTGACTCACGTTTGAGTCATATCCAATATTCCATAACGAACTTGACTCACTCTTGttttcaacaacaaaataaattaatgccGCTGCCCACACACATATGAATTGCTAGTCGGGTAACCCACTTCTGAGAAAACCAGGATACCCTGCTTTAAAAGGACAGAGGAAAATTTGTTTTAGAAGCTCAGTGGGGAGGAATCCAATTTCGTGGGCGGGAGACTTGGGAAACCGTCTGCAATGAACTGACCGGCCTCCCTTCCAGTGGACGGCATGCTGCTGGGCATGGACAAGGAGGTGTGGGAGATCACAGACACGTCTCGCAACGTCATCCGAACCCAAGGGGAGTGGGAGCTCTTGGGCATCAACAAGGCCACCCCAAAGATGTCCGTGGGCAACAACCTATATGACCAGATCACATTCTATGTGAGTCCAGGGGCCCCTGTTTGACTTCTGATGCCAGCAGCTCTTTGATTGTCCTCTTGACCTAAGGCTCTTTGGGAAGTAAAAAAGAAGCtccaggctgggggcagtggttcatgcctgtaatcccagcactttgggaggccgaggcaggcggatcacgaggtcaggagttcaagaccagcctggccaacacggtgaaaccctgtctctacttaaaaagacacaaaaattagtcaggtgtggtggtacatgcctgtagtcccagctacttgggaggttgagacaggagaatcgcttgaacccaggaggcggaggctgcagtaagctgagatagtgccactacactccagcctgggcaagacagagtgagactccgtctcaaaaaataaaatgaaataaaaataaagctccaGAGGGTTGGGCACCTGCTCCCCACTGCCCCATCTACCTAATTACCCTGAAGCAGGATCCCCAAGGCCTCCCCAACTCCCCATTCACCCACTCCTCATTCACCTGCTCCTGCtctggaatggggaggaatggctGAACTGTAATAAGCCCTGCCGCTCAGAATGGAAAAGCTCACCCCTACTGCTCAGAATGACTTAAAGGGCCCACTTGCACCTAAAATTCTACAGTCATTGTGTTCCTAGTaggttaaaaatgaataaaaattagacaacaaATCAGAGGCCCCTATGTAGACGAGCACAATTATATGCAAAAGTGTTACTTAAAAAGATCGTCCCCGGCAGCCTCACAGCACATTGGCAAAGATTAGGGGTCACATATACAAATTGAGCCCTCTGCTATCtatttatttgccattttctCCGGTCTCTCTCCAGGTGGCCATCAGGCGCAGGCCCAGCCTCTACATCATAAACCTGCTGGTGCCCAGTAGCTTTCTGGTTGCCATTGACGCCCTCAGCTTCTACCTGCCAACAGAGAGCGAGAATCGTGCCCCATTCAAGATAACGCTTCTGCTGGGCTACAACGTCTTCCTGCTCATGATGAATGACTTGCTCCCTGCCAGTGGCACCCCCCTCATCAGTATGGCTCCTCCCACTTTCGAGAGGAGAAAGGGCACCCGGGGCCAGGGGGGAGGGCCAGGAGAAATGGCTGCTGCTCcactgaaggaaggaaggaaggggctgTGAAAGAAGATTGGATTTAGGAAAGAGGCGTGAGAAATGCTTAGAGATAAATTTGCCTGGTTTATTTATAATTTGCTCTGCCCTCAGGTGTCTACTTCGCCCTGTGCCTGTCCCTGATGGTGGTCAGCCTGCTGGAGACCGTCTTCATCACCCACCTGCTGCACGTGGCCACCACCCAGCCCCCACCCATGCCTAGGTGGCTTCACTCCCTGCTGCTCCACTGCACCGGCTCAGGGAGATGCTGTCCCACTGCGCCCCACAAGGGAAATAAGGGCCTGGGTCTCACCCCCACCCACCTGCCTGGTGAGGGAAGCCAGCACTGCCCATACTCGCCCTTCACACTGGGCCCCGCACTCCTCTAATCCTGTCCCCTTCCCACTCCATGACTGAGCCTCTGTCCTCTCCACAGGCCCAAAGGAGCCGGGGGAGTTAGCAGGGAAGAAGCTGGGACCCGGAGAGACTGAGCTAGATGGGGGCTCAGGATGGACAAAGGCCCAGCTAGTGGAGCTGTGGGTGCAGTTCAGCCACGTGATGGACACGCTGCTCTTCCGCCTCTACCTGCTCTTCATGGCCTCCTCCATCCTTACTGTCATTGTCCTCTGGAACACCTAGGCAGACATCCCCCCTCTCTGGCAAACAACAGCTTGGAGTTTCTGCTGGTCTTGGGCCAGCCAGACTCACTTTCCTAATCTTAGCCACTTATCCCCAGTGACTACCATGTCCCCTTCTAAATTCCAAAAACTCCAACACAGCACTACCAAGCAGGTTCGGGACAGCCCTGGACAATTTCCTGACTGCTGCTCAGGCTGCTCATTCCTGCTCACCTTCAGTCTCCCTGAGCTGCCACCTAACTCCTCACTCCCTGATCAATGGAAGTCCAGGTCAGTGGAGTCTCTCCTTGATTGATCACCCCAATAAACAGCTTTCCAGGAAGCACTGGCTCTTcagtttgcttgtttatttatttatttattgagagagagtctcactctgttacccacgctggagtgcaagtgatgccatctcagctcactgcaacctccgcctcccaggcatgattctcatgcttcagcttcccaagtagctgggattacaggtgcacaccaccacacccaggtaatttttgtatttttagtagagacagggtttcgccgtgttggccaggctggtctggaactcctgaccttaagtgttctgcccgccccggcctcccaaagtgttgggattacaagcatgagccacttcgcccagccctcttcattatatttattataagtcTACAAACTCTGGGGTGGAGAGTCCTCTTGCAGAAGCTTTGATACTTCCCCCTAAGCAGGTGTAATCTGATGTGATTTTAAGGGTTTTAGACACTTTCAGAGTTTTATAAGAATAAGAAAGCCAAGTCTTATTTGcaagaaattatttcatttgcaataaaatatttacatatgcaAAGTGTTCCTTTCAGCAaccatttctttttcactttcctttaacTCTCATTCCTGAAATTGCTCTTTGAAATAAATCATATCTTGTGTCATTCTTTATTATTCTAACAGGTTTCTCTTACTTCACAATATCAAACAGAGTGGGCTTTCTAAATATGTGTGCTTGAGGctgggtggttcatgcctgtaatcccagcactttgggaggccgaggagagaggctaggagtttgagaccagcctgagcaacaaagcgagaccttgtctctacaaaaataataattaactaattaattaattaaaaattagccaggtgcagtggtacatgcctgtagtcctagctactcgagggactaaggtaggaggatcgcttgagcccatttCAAAGTTACAGGAAGCCACAATCGCACCCTTGcaatccagcttgggcaacagagcaagaaccagtctcttaaaataaaacaaaaaaaggttttttaagtTCCCTGTTAATAGTAGTTCACAGCAGGTctcggtagctcacacctgtaatcttagcactttgggagcccaaggtggacggattgcaaggtcaggagttcgagaccagcctggccaatatggtgaaaccccatctctactaaaaatacaaaaactagctgggtgtggtggcgtgcacctgtagtcccagctacttgggaggctgagacagaagaattgattgaacccgggaggcagaagttgcagtgagccgagattgtgccactatactccagcctgggtgatagagcaacactctgtctcaaaaaataataataataataatatagtagTTCACACCTTCATCAACACTATAATCATGGGGGAATTCTAATAGCTAGCTGCAAGCAAGACCCTGAGGAGAAACAGAAATTGAAAGAGAAAGTCAAAAAACACCAGCGACAAATTTCTGGATGATATTTCAATTGGATAAACACATTTCAGGGATTTATTTGTTTGCCCTTCTGCCTCCCCTAAGAGTACGCTTTCATAAAGATCAGGGTCAACCTCTCATCCATTTTTATAGTTTAGCGCATGGTACCACATCTGTCACATCATTGATACTTAACACAgacttggggttttttttttgttttttctttccaacttttaggttcaaggggtacatgtgcaggtttgttacctgggtaaaTTACATATCACAgcggtttggtgtacagataatatTGTCATCCAGGTAATCAGCTTAATACCCGACagattaggtttttttttgttgttgttgtggagatggagttttgctcttgttgcccaggctggggtgcaatggcgcgatcttggctcatggcaacttccatctcccaggctcaagctattctcctgcctcagcctcccaagtagctgggattacaggcacgtgccaccacacccagctaattttgtatttttagtagagatgtggtttctccatgttggtcaggctggtctcaaactcctgacttcaggtgatccacctgccttggcctcccaaagtgttgggattacaggcctgagccactgcacctggcagtactaggttttctgttcctgtgttaattatCTTAAGATaaggcctccagctccaaccatgtttctgcaaaggccattatctccttttttatggctgtgtagtattccatgcaCATAtgaaccatattttctttatccagtccaccactgatgtgcttctaggttgattccatgtctgctattgtgaatagtcctaaAATGAACATacatttgcatgtgtctttatggtagaatgatttacattcatTTGAGTATATATctgtaatggaattgctgggtcaaatggtagctctattttaagttatttgagaaatccccacactgctttccacagtggctgaactaatttacattcccatcagcagcatATACATGTTCTCTttcctccacaacctctccagcatctgttattttttcaacttttaaataaCAGCCAATCTgacgggtgtgagatggtatatcattgtggtttggatttgcatttccctgatgattagtgatattgagcattttctcatatgcttcttggccacgcatatgtcttcttttgagaagtgaatACAGCATTGTTGAATGAGCAAATGTGTGAATGAATGCCAGCCAGCCAAAATCCACATTTTACTAGCTCTAGCTGTAAATTCCTtcccaatatattttattttattttatttatcgaATGTGGACAATTAGCAACACATCTTCATGTGTCAACTATCTCTGAGTTCTTGAAGATGTTACTTACATCCTGGCAAA belongs to Pongo pygmaeus isolate AG05252 chromosome 2, NHGRI_mPonPyg2-v2.0_pri, whole genome shotgun sequence and includes:
- the LOC129033099 gene encoding 5-hydroxytryptamine receptor 3C — encoded protein: MEGGWPARGGVLLCLTVSLLLQGRGDAFTINCSGFDQHGVDPAAFQAVFDRKAFRPFTNYSIPTRVNISFTLSAILGVDAQLQLLTSFLWIDLVWDNPFINWNPKECVGINKLTVLAENLWLPDIFIVESMDVDQTPSGLTAYISSEGRIKYDKPMRVTSICNLDIFYFPFDQQNCTFTFSSFLYTVDGMLLGMDKEVWEITDTSRNVIRTQGEWELLGINKATPKMSVGNNLYDQITFYVAIRRRPSLYIINLLVPSSFLVAIDALSFYLPTESENRAPFKITLLLGYNVFLLMMNDLLPASGTPLISVYFALCLSLMVVSLLETVFITHLLHVATTQPPPMPRWLHSLLLHCTGSGRCCPTAPHKGNKGLGLTPTHLPGPKEPGELAGKKLGPGETELDGGSGWTKAQLVELWVQFSHVMDTLLFRLYLLFMASSILTVIVLWNT